CCACGAGCGGAGCGACGGCGACTTCCTGGAGGAGCGTGGCCGGCAGGGAGAGCACGAAGACGGTGAACGGGAACCTGCGCCGGAAGGCCAGCGCGGCGCAGCCGAGCGCGGCCAGAGCGAGGCTGAGCTGCGACGCGTCCCACAGATTCAGCAACATGTCCATGGTCGCCACCGCCACCACGGCGAGATCGACGACCGGGGCGGGCACACGCTTCCACAGGGTGCGCGCGCTGGTCACCTTCCGCCCCCCGGTTGCGGGCGCTCGTCGAGCAGCCCGGCCCGCTGTGCGAGCAGCGCGGCCTGGACGCGACTCGATACCCGCAGCTTCGTGAGGATGGCGCTGACGTGGTCCTTGACGGTCCCGGCGCCCAGATGCACGCGCGTCCCGATGTCGGCGTTCGACAGGCCTTCCGCGACCAGGACGAGGACGTCGCGCTCGCGGGCGGTGAGCAGCCGGACGCGAGCCGCCTCCTCATCGACGGCCGCCGCGGTGCCGGGGTGGCTGCGCAGCAGGGTCCGGGACGCCTTGGGGGACAGTACGACGCCCCCCGCGGCCAGGGTGCGCACCAGCTGGGCGAGCTGGTCCGGCTCGGTGTCCTTGAGCAGGAAACCGGCCGCGCCGGAGTGCAGCGCGGTCAGGATGTACTCGTCGGCGTCGAACGTCGTCAGCATCGCCACGACCGGGGCGTCCGGCATCAGCCGCAGCTCCCGCAGGACTGTCAGCCCGTCGACGTCCGGCATGCGGATGTCCAGCAGAACGACATCGGGCCCCTCCCGCAGTACGGTCTCGACGGCGTCCCCACCGCTCGCGGTCGCGACGACCTCGATGTCGTCGGACGCCCCGAGGATGAGCCCGAACCCGGACCGGACCAGTGCCTCGTCGTCCACCACCACAACCCGGATCACCCGAGCACCGCCTCACCTTCGTCCATGCCGTCCCACCCCGTCACCTCGACTTTAGGGCGCTGGAGGGTCGCAGCGGCCCGCCCGGCGGCAGCTCCACCCACCCGGCGGGGTGACACCCACCGGTCGGCAGGGGCGCCATCTCCAACTGCCCTGACGCGGAACCGGCCACCGCAGGCAGCGGATCCCATTCACCGCCGAGAGCTCCGAACCATCAGACCTCAGCCGTGACCGGTCGCGGCCCCGCCCCGCCCGCCCGCTCTTCGATCCAGGGGTGGTGACCGTCCGGCCCGTTGGCGGAGTCGACCCACGGAGCATGTGGCGAGTGCTGCGGCACCGACAAACCTGTATCGGTGGCCGGCGCGGCCGACTCGGATTTTCACATCCGGAACCGGTAGCTGTTCGAGCCCCGCGTACATCGCGGTGATCAGCCGCCGGTCGGCGTCCGGGTGGCCGGGGCTTACCCGGCGTCCGCATGGTGAGCTGTCCGGCCCGACTCGACGAACAGCACGGTGGACAGGTCGGACAACGCCTGGATCCGTACCTAATCGAGTGCCGACGGGGGCTCGGCCGGGCGGCGTCCCCAGGCCGAGATCAGCGGCGCGAGTGTCAGGTCGAGTTCGCCGGCGTGGATGGCGGCCAGGTGCGAGTCGATCTCGGCGTCGTCGGCCAGGCCTGCCGCGAGCAGTTCGCCGCGTACGTGCCGGATGGTCGCCGCTTCCAGCCGGTCGCAGGCCGGCCCGCCGAATGGGAAGAAGCCCTCCGCGGCGACATCGACCAAGCCGGCCTCACGCAATGCCCGCGGCAGTGTCCGGCCGTAGCGCAGGTCCGCGCCGCGGCGTGTCAGCAGCTCCCGGACCGCGTCGCGCAGCCGGTTGGCCCGCCGCTGCGCGGGGCCGCTGTCGTCCAGGCATGCCAGTGGCTGCAGAGCCGTATCGGCGTCCTCGACCAGCAGCCAGCCGCCGGGCCGTAGCGCTGCCGCCATTGTGGCCAACGCCCTTGCCCGGTCAGGCACATGGACCAGCACGAGCCGGGCGTGCACCAGATCGAACATGCCCGGCTCCGGGGGTGGATCAGCGGCGACGTCGTGCTTGCGGACCTCGTACCCGTCGCCTGTCTTCAGCCACGACGGGTCGATGTCCGTGACCAGCACGTGCCCGGCCGGACCGACGGCCGCTGCGAGCGCCTTCGGGATACTGGGGCCACCGGCCCCCACTTCCCAGCAGCGCGAGCCGGCCCCGACCCCCAGCCGCTCGAAGTGCCCGCGCGTCACACCGTCGAACAGCTCGGCCAGCCAAACGAATCGCTCGCCCGCCTCGGCGCGTGCGTTGTCCAGCAGATACCCGCGGGCGGGAGCGGGCTCTTCACCGAGCGCGCCAGTCCCACCTGTCGGATCCGATCGGCCACCGACGTGCGGCGGGCGGGGCGAGGAGGTCATGACCACATGGTCAACCTTCCCGGGCCACCAGCGCCACGACGACGGGAGAGGGATGTCTCACACAGTCGGCGAACTCCGTCTCCGTAGTCGACCTCGATGCCGTTGGTCTCGCGGAGGAGGGCAGCGAGGTCAGCGGGCAGTGGATGGCCGAGGGGTGCGCAGCGAACGAGGCTCCGGTGTCGTTGGGGGAGGTGTTCGAGGTCTCAACTCACCGGCAGGGGAGCCTTGTTGGTTCGCTGCCCCGCCGCACTCGACCTCAGCCTTGGCGGCTGGGGAGCATGGCCAGGGCCTGGGAGCGCTGTGCGACGAGGTCGTCGTAGGTGCCGTCGCGCTCGGCCCAGCGGTGCGTGAGAACCCGCTCGACCAGGATCTCGTCAGGGGTGGGGTTCTGCGAGAGCAGCTGCATGACCTCGGTGGCGAAGACGTCGAGCGGCAGTGCCTGCGGGTTCACCTTCTCCTGACCTGCCGTGGCGACGGCCGGGGGGACGAGTTCGACGACGCCGACGCCGGTGCCGTCCAGTTGTGCGCGCAGTGCCTCGGAGTAGGCGTGCACCGCGGCTTTGGAGGCGGCGTAGGTGGGCATGGGCGGGAACGGCAGGAAGGCGATGCCGGATGTGACGGTGATGAAGGTGCCGGCGCCGCGGTGGACCAGGTGTGGGGTGAAGGCGTCGATGACCCTGATGGTGCCGACCAGGTTGGTGTCGATCGTCGTCTGCGCCGTCTCGAAGTGCGCCGGGTCGCGCAGGTCCTCCAGGAGCATGACGCCCGGCATGGTCACCACGGTGTCCAGCTCGGGGTATCGGTCGAGTACGGCGTCGCGGGCACGTGCGACGGAGGCATCGTCGGTGACATCGATGCCGAATGTGCCGATGCCTTCGTCGGAGAGTTCAGCGAGCGCCTCTGCGCTGCGACCGCCGACGGCCACGGTGCTGCCCGCTGCGGCGAACCGCCGGGCCAGTTCCCGGCCGATGCCGGACGTTCCGCCGACGATGAAAACGGTGCGGTTGGAGAGGTCCACGGGGTCTTCCCTTCAGTTGAGAGCGCTCACGGCGTCCGGGCCCGCGGCGCTGCTCAGCGGTGATCCCTGTCCTTATCGAACAGTGATCTCAAACAGTGACGTCGCCAGTCTTGACCGGCTCCGCCGAGTGCGGCAGGGCCCCCGTCTTCCCTGGTCCTGCCAGGGCCCCCGCTGAGACGTACGCACCGCACTACCGTGGAGTCGTGAAGGACGAGGCATCGGACAACCAACTCGGCAGCTACCTCCGCGCCCGGCGTGAGCTGATCTCTCCGGCCCAGGCAGGGCTCCCGCCCGGCGGCAACCGCCGCGTACCCGGCCTGCGCCGTGAGGAAGTTGCCCTGCTCGCCGGAATCAGCCCCGACTACTACCTGCGCCTGGAACGGGGCCGCGACAAGAACCCCTCACCCCAGGTCCTCGGCTCACTCGCGCGCGTCCTGAACCTCGACGACGTCGAGCGGACCTACCTGCTCGGCCTCGCGGCAGCACGCCCCAGGACACCGCGCCGCAAGCGACCCGAGCACGTGCCGGTACGGGTGCACCAACTCCTCGCCCACCTTCAGATCCCCGCGTTCGTCGAAGGGCGCGCCTTCGACGTACTGGCCTCCAACCCCATGGCCGTCGCCCTCTCCCCACGTCTGCGACCCGGCGAGAACCGGCTTCGTTCCCTCCTCCTCGACCCGGAGGAACAGGCCTTTCAGCAGGACTGGGGGAAAGCCACCGCCGACTTCGTGGCCGCCCTTCGCACCACCATCGGGGACGACACCGACAACCCCCGGTTCGTCGAACTCGTCGGAGAGCTCGCACTGTCCAGCCAGCGGTTCCGCACCCTGTGGGCCCGACACGACGTCCGCAACCTCGACGGCGGCACCACCACCGTCCACCACCCCGTCGTCGGTGAACTACGGCTCCACCGCGACAAACTCCCCATCGACGACGTCATCCTCGTTGTCTACTACCCCGACAAGGACAGCGACAGCGACGAGAAGCTGCAACTTCTCGCCGCACTCTCACCCACCGAACCCACCGACACAGCGGACAGCAGGACGGCAGACACCCCCCCGGTAGACGACACGTTGACGAACACCGGCTGTCCGGCGGCGCAGCCAGAACGGCTGCCGTGGTGCGCCCTCAGGCTCCGAGCTGTGCGGCTGTGCGGGTGAGTCGCTTCT
The nucleotide sequence above comes from Streptomyces sp. NBC_01431. Encoded proteins:
- a CDS encoding response regulator transcription factor yields the protein MIRVVVVDDEALVRSGFGLILGASDDIEVVATASGGDAVETVLREGPDVVLLDIRMPDVDGLTVLRELRLMPDAPVVAMLTTFDADEYILTALHSGAAGFLLKDTEPDQLAQLVRTLAAGGVVLSPKASRTLLRSHPGTAAAVDEEAARVRLLTARERDVLVLVAEGLSNADIGTRVHLGAGTVKDHVSAILTKLRVSSRVQAALLAQRAGLLDERPQPGGGR
- a CDS encoding methyltransferase domain-containing protein; the encoded protein is MTSSPRPPHVGGRSDPTGGTGALGEEPAPARGYLLDNARAEAGERFVWLAELFDGVTRGHFERLGVGAGSRCWEVGAGGPSIPKALAAAVGPAGHVLVTDIDPSWLKTGDGYEVRKHDVAADPPPEPGMFDLVHARLVLVHVPDRARALATMAAALRPGGWLLVEDADTALQPLACLDDSGPAQRRANRLRDAVRELLTRRGADLRYGRTLPRALREAGLVDVAAEGFFPFGGPACDRLEAATIRHVRGELLAAGLADDAEIDSHLAAIHAGELDLTLAPLISAWGRRPAEPPSALD
- a CDS encoding SDR family oxidoreductase, producing MDLSNRTVFIVGGTSGIGRELARRFAAAGSTVAVGGRSAEALAELSDEGIGTFGIDVTDDASVARARDAVLDRYPELDTVVTMPGVMLLEDLRDPAHFETAQTTIDTNLVGTIRVIDAFTPHLVHRGAGTFITVTSGIAFLPFPPMPTYAASKAAVHAYSEALRAQLDGTGVGVVELVPPAVATAGQEKVNPQALPLDVFATEVMQLLSQNPTPDEILVERVLTHRWAERDGTYDDLVAQRSQALAMLPSRQG
- a CDS encoding helix-turn-helix transcriptional regulator; the protein is MKDEASDNQLGSYLRARRELISPAQAGLPPGGNRRVPGLRREEVALLAGISPDYYLRLERGRDKNPSPQVLGSLARVLNLDDVERTYLLGLAAARPRTPRRKRPEHVPVRVHQLLAHLQIPAFVEGRAFDVLASNPMAVALSPRLRPGENRLRSLLLDPEEQAFQQDWGKATADFVAALRTTIGDDTDNPRFVELVGELALSSQRFRTLWARHDVRNLDGGTTTVHHPVVGELRLHRDKLPIDDVILVVYYPDKDSDSDEKLQLLAALSPTEPTDTADSRTADTPPVDDTLTNTGCPAAQPERLPWCALRLRAVRLCG